The segment TCGAGGATCTCGATGGATTCGTAATCGTCGGCCAGTTCGGCTCGGATCTCTTCGGCCACCGGGAGCTTCCGCTCGAAGCTCACGATCGCGATCTCCTCGGCCACCTCGCCGTCGGAGTCGGGCGTCGAACAGTGGCCGCCCGCGTCGTCTGTGTCGGTGTCGGCGTTCGTGTCAGTGCTCATAGATCAGTCATCGGATGTGCTTTCGCTCTCGGTCTCGCCTCGGTTCGCCCAGCCGCCGTACAGGTACGATCGCTCGTAGCTCGCACCCGCCGCGGCGTCGCCGATCACCACCATCGCGGAGGCGCGGTAGCCCGCGTCGTCGACCTTCTCGCCGACGTCCGCGATCGTCCCCTCGATGACGTCCTCGTCGGGCCACGAGGCGTGGTAGACGACCGTGACCGGCGTGTCAGGGGGCGCACCCGCCGCGAGCAGTCGGTCCATCGTGTCGGCGACCGCGTGGGTGCCGAGGTAGACACAGGTCGTCACGTCGCCCATCCCGACGAACTCGGCGATGTGGTCGTCCTCAGCGTCGAGCGTCCTGCCCTGCGGGCGGGTGAACGCGACGTGGTTTGCGGTCTCGTTGAGTGTCAACTGCGTCCGGAGCGTCGCGCTCGCGGCGAACGCGGAGGTGACGCCCGGGACGAGGTAGGTCGGCACGCCCTCGTGTTCGAGGGCGTCCATCTGTTCGATGGCGGCCCCGTAGATCGCCGGGTCGCCGCTGTGGAGGCGAACGACCGCGCGCCCGTCCTCGTGGGCGTCGCGCATGAGCGGGACGAGTTCTTCGAGGTCCTTGCCGACGCTGTTGACCAACTCGGCGTCGTCGCAGTAGGCGTCGAGCAGTTCGCTGTTGACGAGCGAGCCGGCGTGCACGACGAGGTCCGCGCCTTCGAGCGCTTCCTTGCCGGCGACGGTCAACAACCGGGGGTGTCCCGGCCCCGCGCCGACGAACGGGATGCCCGGCTGCTCGTCGCCCGCCGAGTGTTCGTAGACGCGCTCGTCGCGCTCGTGGGCGTGTTTTTCCCGCTGGGCGTCGATGGCGGCCTGCGGATCGGGTGCGTCGGTCATCGGTCACCCCCGCTCCGGTAGGCTTCGCCGTCGCCCGCCGATTCGGCGGCGGCGAGCTGGTCGAGGATCGGACCGGCGGAAGACGCGTTCGCGTCCAGCGAGGATCGCGGACCTGCCGTCCGGCAAGTCCGCTCACCACCATCGGCCGTCGTCTCCTCGCCGAAGGCAGCCGTGGCGGGCGTCCTGCCCGCGTCGGGTTTCTCGGCGTAGGCGACGGTGTAGTAGTCGCGTTCGGCGAGTTCCGCGGGATCGTCGGTGACGATCGATTCGTGGCCGTGCATGAACAGCCGACGGCCGTAGGTCACCTCGTAGCCGGCCTCGACCAGCGTCTCGTGGGTCGCCGGTACGTCGGTCACCTTGAACAGGACGAGCCGGTCGGGGCCGACTGGGGCCGCCCCGCGCGCTGCCTCCCGGAGGACGAGTTCGGAACCCGCCGTGATTTCGACGCCGAACGCGGTCGCGAAGGCGGTCACCGTCGAGACGCCCGGGACAGTCTCCACGTCGACGTCGGGGTGGAACCGATCGAGCGTCCGACGCAGGTGGCCGAACGTCGAGTAGACGTTCGGATCCCCCAGCGTGACGAAGGCCGCGGTGCCGTCGCGGGCGGCGGGGGCGACTTCGCCCGCGGCCGCCTTCCACGCCCGGCGGAGTTCGTCCTCGTCGCGCGTCATCGGGAAGTCGAGGTCGCCGAGCTGATCCTCGGAGACGTACTCGGTGGCGACGCCTCGCGAGAGCCGGCCGGGGGCGTACACCACGTCCGCGTTTTCGAGCGTTTCGCGACCCTGCACGGTGATCAAGCCGGCGTCGCCGGGGCCGAGGCCGACGCCGTACAGCGTCATTTCGCCCCTCCCGAGACGACGTAGACGGGGTTGTCGGAATCGAAGCTCGTCGCGCCCGCGAGTTCGTAGCCCGTCGACACCTGCACCTGCAGGACCTCATCGAAGAGGTCGCGGGCCTTGAACGCCCGGACGGCGTCGCCCGCCACTTCGAGCCGCGAGACGTTCATCACGATGCGGTCGACGCCGATCTCGGCCGCGCGGTCGAGCACCGCCTCGTAGTTCCGCGAGCCGCCCAGAAACAGGGCATCGGCGTCGTCGGGGATCCCGTCGGGGGCCTCGGCCTCGATCAGCTCGACGCCGCCGATCCCGTTGGCCGCGAGGTTCTGTCGCGTTGTTTCGAGCCGTTTGGGCTTGCGCTCGATCGCCGTCACGCGCCCGGCGCGGCGGGCGGCCTCGATCGTCACCGCGCCCGTGCAGGAGCCGACATCGACGAAGTGGTCGTCGGGGCCGAGGTCGAGCTTCCCGAGCGTGACGGACCGGACCGCCGGTTTCGTCGGCCCGGCCTTCGCGTCGTGTGGAAGCGCTGTGCGTGCCATGGGCGTACAACTGCATCGAGCTTCAAAACAATTTTGGTTGTTTTAGAACAATTTTACTTTGGTGGAGTGAAAGTCGAGAGGTGGCTGCGGCTCGCGGCTGACGAGCGATTCCGGACGAATTTTGGAGAGAGTTCGGTGTGACTCCGAACACATCCCGGACATATCTCGGAAATTCTTCATCTGCTCGACGGTCGACCGTTCGCCCGCAGATGTCGAACCACAAACGACGGACGATTCTCAAGACGGTGGGCGGTGTCGCGGTCGTCGGAACGCTCGCGGGGTGCGCCGGGAACGGCGGCGAGTCGGAATCGACGCCAGAACCCACACCGGAGCCGACCGAGGAACCGACGCCAGAACCGACCGAGGAACCGACGCCGGAAGCGAACGCGGCGCTCCGCGTGACGCATCTGTCGCCGGACGCACCGAACGTCGACGTCTACGTCGATGGGGACACCGTGCTCGAGGACGTGCCCTTCCGCGCCGTGAGCGACTACCTCGACCTCCCGTCGGGCGAGTACGACGTGATGATCACGGCCGCGGGCGACATGGACACCGTCGTCTTCGACGAGACGCTCGAGGTACCGGCCGGCGAGTTCACCGCCGCCGCGCTCGGTGAACTGGCCGAGGAGAACCAGCCGTTCGCCGTCGAGGTGTACGAGGACGACGTGTCGAATCCCGAGGGGATGGCCAGAGTTCGACTGGTCCACGCGTCGCCGGACGCGCCCAACGTCGACGTGACCGTCGACGGGGAACCGCTGTTCACGGACGTGCCCTTCGGTGCGGCCGGCACCGTCGAGGTCCCCGCTGACGAGTACGAACTGGAGATCCGGCCCGCCACCGAGAACACCGACGGCGACGTCGTCGCCACCTTCGATCTCGCGCCCGAGGCGGGCACGGTGTACACCGCGTTCGCGGTCGGCTACCTCGCGCCGGGCGACGCCCCCGCCGACGTGCCCTTCGACCTCGAAGTCGTCGTCGACGCGAGCTACGACGTCGAGGAGCCCGACCCCGAGGCGTCGCTGCGGGTTGCACACATGTCGCCGGACGCACCCAACGTCGACGTCTACGTCGACGGCGACGCCGTACTTCAGGACGTGCCCTTCCGCGCCGTGAGCGACTACCTCCAGCTTCCGGCCGGCGAGTACGGCGTGATGATCACGGCGGCAGGCGATATGGACACCGTCGTCTTCGACGAGACGCTGTCGCTGACCGGGAACGAGTTCACCGCGGCGGCGCTCGGCGAGCTGGCCGAGGAGAATCAGCCGTTCAATGTCGAAGTGTACGAGGACGACGTGTCCGACCCCGGCGATATGGCGCGGGTTCGCCTGATCCACGCGTCGCCCGACGCGCCCAACGTCGACGTGACCGTCGACGGCGAACCGCTGTTCACGGACGTGCCCTTCGGTGCGGCCGGCACGGTCGAGGTCCCCGCTGACAACTACGAACTCGAAGTGCGACCGGCGACGGAGAACACCGACGGCGACGTCGTCGCTACCTTCGACCTCGCACCCGAGGCCGGCACGGTGTACACCGCCTTCGCCGCCGGCTACCTCGCGCCGGGCGACGCCCCCGCCGACGAACCCTTCGACCTCGAAGTCGTCGTGGATTCCGGCGCGTAGCCGGGGAATCGGCCCTCCAGCAGATGCCCGACCGATCTCGGCTCGTCGCAGCGATACTTTTAGGCGAGTACGCGGAGTCTGTGCGGACATGGAGGCCGTCCTGTGGTACGTTTTGACCGGTACCCGGGGCGGCCCCAACCGCGTTCGCATCCTCCGGGCGGTCGACGATCGCCCCCGGAACGCGAACCAGTTGGCGGACCATCTGGGTCTCGACTACACGACGGTGCGACACCACCTCGACGTGCTCAGAGAGCACGACATCGTCGGCCGGACGGGCGACGACTACGGGACGGTGTACTACCCGACGGAGTACACACAACGGAACTGGGATCTCGTCGAGGAGATCGCCGAGGAGCTACCACTATGACCGACACGACGCACACGGGAGCGAACCGCGCATGACCACGATCGACTGGATAGATATTGCACGCGTCAGCGTGGCGGCGAACACGGGGATGTTGCTCGCGCTCGTGTGGATCTGGGGCCGCAACTACGCGACGTTCCGCTCGAAGCACTCGCTCGGGCTGGCGGCGTTCGGCAGCCTGCTCCTCGCACAGAACGCGCTGTCGCTGTACTTCTATCTGTTCCACCCGGTGCTCGCGGGCTGGTTCGCCACCGACATGCCGCCGCTGGCGTGGCAGGCGAACATCGTCATCCACGTGTTCCAGACGGTCGCGCTCGTGTTCTTGCTGTGGGTGACGTGGGACTGACGGGCGGTCATATTGGTCTATATCGCTCGGCTCCGAATCTCTCATTTAGACGTTCGGCGAACGCTTCTGCTCGCTCGTGAGCGTCGTCTTTCGTGTCAACCGACTCAAGCCCGATTCGACCGAGAGATAACTCCCGACCGCATCCGTTGGGTAGTAGACAGCAGTAGTGAACCTTCCAGCCCGTCGCCTCGTCTTTGAGTCCGTAATAGAGAGGTTCGGCGCAATATCGACAGCGAGCAGAGGGGTGCTTTTTGTACAACATCTCGGGAAAGCGTCCCCGCGTCATCGTTGATAAACGCCGCCATCGCGGTCGCATACTTTTATACCCCTGACGGGACAGCGCTACGTAATGGCATACGACGGGCCGACAGTCTTCCTCGCGCCGTACGGGAACGCCGCCGCGCAGGAAAACTTTCAGCGAACCGTTCTCGATGGGCTTTCGGGATCCGAAGTCGCGGCCTACTCGGATTCACATTCGTCCGGAGACACCGTTCGCATGTGGGGTACGAAGGAGACGGTTTCGGGGACGTGGCGGCAGATCGATCCCGGCGACTACCTCCTGTTTTATAAAGACGGTGGCTACGATCACGCCGCCGAAGTCATCTCGACCGAGCGAAACGAATCGCTCGGCCGAGCGGTGTGGCCGAATCACGAAGAGGGAAAACCGTGGGTCTGTATCATCTATTTAAAAGAGCCGATCGAGACAAACATCGACTCCGAAGAGATCCACGGTCTCGCCGGCCACGATATCTCCTATACGATGGGGTTCAGTTCGCTGAACGACCTCGGACTCGGTGGCATCCGCGGACGGTACGGTTCCGTCGAGAACCTCGTTCACGGACGCCCGGCCGCCAGCGATCGATCGACGGAACAGGCGACGCTCGACGGCGGCCCAGAGCCGGATATATATACGGAGCCGTCGATCGATCTGCCGGCTGAAACATTCGATTCGCTGTATTTCCACGACGAGCAACGCGAGGAACTGATCGAATCGATAACGGCCGCGTTGAACGCAGGAAAACACCTCATATTCACCGGCCCACCCGGAACGGGAAAGACCGAAATCGCCCGGCAGCTCTGTTCGTATTTAAATACTGAATATCCGCATATATATACCGGACAGCAGCTCACGACCGCGACGGCGGATTGGTCGACGTTCGAGACGGTCGGCGGGTACATGCCGGGCGAATCCGACGGGGAGAACCTCTCGTTCGAGCCCGGACAGGTCCTGCGACGGTTTAAAAAGGAACGTACGCAGCGGAACGAACTGCTCGTCATCGACGAGATCAACCGCGCCGATATCGACAAGTCGTTCGGCCAGCTGTTCACCCTCTTATCGGGGCAGGCCGTCCAGTTGCCGTACCGACGCGACGGCGAGGAAATCGAGGTCGTTCCGGCGTCCGATTTCGACGGGCAACTGGCACCCAACCGATACGTCGTCCCCGCTTCGTGGCGGATTTTCGCGACGATGAACTCCTACGACAAGACCTCCCTCTACGAACTCTCGTACGCGTTCATGCGTCGGTTCGCGTTCATCCACGTCGACGCGCCCGAAATCCCGCCCGGACGCGAGGAAAGCAGTGAACTCGTTCGATCGTACGCAGACGTGTGGGGAATCGACGCCAACGACGACACGCTTCGGGACGTAGGGGAGATCTGGTTCGCGGTCAACGCGACGGAAAACGGACGCAATATCGGACCCGCGATAATCAAAGACATTCTGTCGCACGTCAACGGACGAGAGATCGACCGACGAGCCGCCCTCTCCGGTGCCGTCGCGAGCTACGTGTTCCCGCAGTTGGAAGGTGTGCCGAACAGAGGCCAGATCGTTTCGCGAATCGCCCATACGGACGTGGTCGATCGCGGGCGGTTGGGTCGATTGGCCGGTGACGTTCTCGGTGTGACCGTCGATGGATAGAGACGAACTCGTCGCCGGGCTCTCACAGGACATCCTTACGTACGTGATGCACGGCTCGTTTCCCGAAAACCACGTCGCGGCAGAACTCAAACCGAACGGGCTCGACGAGCGCTTCGACGATTTCGAGTCGCTCGTTCGGCTGCACTTCATACTCAAGCCGGGCGTCGTCGACTTCGTCGAAGCGCTCCCGAAGCGGCTCCGGAACATCAAGACGGGGACCGAGACGACCACGACGGTCTCTCGGGGGAGCGTTTCCGGTCGAATAGACTGGCCATCGACGGTGAAACAGCGCTACTCCACGAACCCGCACAATCGCGCGCTGTTCGTCTGCGACGACCGATCCGAGAGCTACGAGATCGCCGAGAACATCGTGTTGAAGCGGCTGCTCTCGGTCATTTATAACACGTTGGACGACTGTGAGGCGTATCTCCGGGCGGACTACGAGTGGGTGACCCATCGGTGGCGCGAAAACCTCGAACTCGTCGATGTCATGCGCCGGACGTTCGAGCGGAACGTCCACGTCAAACGAATTCGCGATCCGGAAACGTACGAGCCGACGGATCGGATGTTACAGCGAGCCGAGACGGCGCGAACGCCTTTATATACCGACGCGGCGGCGCTGCTTCGGTCGTATCGGGATAGCCTCGACGCCGATCGGGAGGCCATGACCGAACTGCTTGAACAGACGGCGATCACGCCGGACGACGAGGAGACGCTCTTGGAGCTCTACGTCCTCTTTCGATTCGTCGCCGCGATCGAATCGCTTCGCGAGGAGTCGTTCACCCTCTCGACGATCGTCTCGGACTCACAGGCGATCGCCCGGATGGTCGACGACGACGCCGAGATAACGCTGTATCACGACAACTCCGCGAGAGAACGAGGGCTCTCGTTCGTCCCGGAAAACTTCGAAAAGGAGCGGACTGACCTCACGCGAAGCGAGATGGTCCAACGCGAGACCCGTGAAGTGCTCTCTACGTATTTCGAGAACGACGAGTTCCGCCGAACGACCGGACGACCAGACGTCATCGTCCTCGAAATTGACGCCGACGGTCGGCAGGAGTACCTCATAACCGAGATCAAGAACTCGACGAACCCACAGACGATCCGGTCGGGGATCAAAGAGACGCTCGAATACCTCGCGTTCCTGCGGCAGAACGGCGAGTTCGTCTTCGAAGACGACACCGCGTACTTCGGCTCCGGCTGGAACGGGCTGCTCGTCGTGCAGGACATCGAGGAGTCCCAAACGGCGGCGCTCGACGAACAGCGTTCGATCCGGATTCTCCAAGCGTCCGAGGTCGAGTCGAAACTGCGGACGGTCCTCGAATCGGTCGTGAACTGATCGAGCGCTTATAAACGCCTTCGTCCCCCACGCCGTCGACGAGGCCGGCGGCTTCGCGGGCTTTCGGGAGACGGCGACGAAGACGAACTCGCTGGTGGATCGCCTCGAAGCGCTGACGCTGCCGCGGCTCGCGGACGTGGCGGACGGGCTGGAACGGTATATAAATGCCGTCGAGCGCGCCGAGGAGCTGGAGGCGAAGATCGAAAAGACCGATCGGTTGATCGACGAGATCGTTTATGAATTGTACGGGCTGACGGACGAGGAGATCGCGATCGTCGAGGAAGCGGTCGGGGAGTAACATCCGCGCGAGCGAAGTGAGCGCGGTTCTCCGAGCTGAACCCGATGTGGTTCGAAAGACCGCAGGGCAGTCTTTCGTCATTGCCGGACACGGTCCGGCAAGCAGCCAGAACGCAGAGCGTTCTGGCCACATCACGAGAGAGTGCATACGCTCTCTCGAACGACAAAAAGTCGGGAGGGCACTGTCTGGTTGAGCACCGCCTCAACGGGCGTTTGATTATCTGGCGCTTGATTCGGCCGATCGTGATTGTAGTAGTGGCGAAAGCGGCGTACCCAGCGTCGGGCGCTCGATTGACTGCCCCGCGAAAAGGAGTGAAAGCGGTCGATTCGCATCGATACTGTCTGGAACCACTTTTCGATGTGGTTCCGCTCTGTGTAGTTGAGCTGACCGCTCAAATCGTGTTGAAAGAGGGCAGTCAGATACCCACCAGCATCGACCAGGAATTCGGTGTCCGAAACGTCATGTTTCTCGGTTAACTGATGCAAGAACGCTGCCGCGGGACCGATCCCGCGGCGGCTGTATACGTCGATTTCAAGCAGTAACTTCGACCCCGTATCGATCGCCGCATACAGCCACTGTTTCTCACCATCAATCTCGATTTGTTTCTCGTCGACGGCAACCCGCGACGGCTCCGCCGTCGGCGGGTCGCCCTGCGATTCAGCGAGATCGTGTGTCCAATTCCAGACCGCTCCGTGAGAGCGATTAACGCCGAGTAACCCTAACACGGCGGCCACCTCCCGTACCGACAACCCCATTGAATGGAGCCGGACCCCGAACACCCTGACGGGTGTCGGGGTCGGCTCATTCTCCCAAACCTCATCACAATCCACGTCTAACGTCTCCCTGAGCAGGTTTGCGAGTGTCATGGACACCACTCACTACGACCTGCTCGCTTCTCAAACTCCCTGAACTAGACAGTGCAACGTTATCCGGCCAATCGGATTCATGTTGGTTAATTCCCCTTCGACTCCGTGAACGCTGTCAGCTCTGGCACCCGTGTCTCCGAGAGCTCCCGACGGAGGTCTGATCGGGTCCAGCCTAACGGTGAGAGAACGCTCTCGACAGCTCTGATGAGTTCCGTCTCGTAGTAGTCCGGATCGTACATCTCGACTTCCTCGTGAGCCAATGCGACCCGCTCTCGCGAGGTCTTCCGATCGTCGACGACGACGTACTCGATGTCCTGTCCCGGATGGACGGCGAGGTTCTGGTCACGAGCGCGCTTCAGCGCCGCCACGTTCTGCGTGTTTTGGGTGTAGCCCTCGAGTGGTTTGGATACACGATTCCGTTCGACGAGCTGCTCAATCGGGACCTGACCAGCGTGTAGCTGGTCGATTGCATCCTGAAGACGTCCGAGTACCGCGTCCGGTGACCGCGTGGCATCGAGCCGGTCGAGACAGTCTCGCTGGACATCCTCGGTGAACGGCGGGGTCGAACGCTGCCGGGCTTCGATACCTCTGATCTTGAAGTCGTCGTCGCCGGCGACCTTCCCGAAGTACTTCGTCAGCGCGCCGGAGTCGCTCTCACGCTGCGGGACGAACGCCACCCAGTCGTAGTGCGCCTCGTGTTCGAGTCGAATCTCGACGCGTTCCGTGATCTCCGTCGCGAGCGTCCCGAGGTCCTCGCGGTCCTCGTCGTCGACGTCAGGGTCCGGGGTCACCCAGATGGAGTCGACGATGCCGTGGACGACGCGCCAGCCGCCGGCTTCCAGCCGTTGTTTCGCCGTCAGCAGAATTTCGCGAGCGAACGCGTTGATCGCCTCGTGGCACTCGATGCGGCCGAACTTCGCGTTGCTGAACCCTTGATACCCGAAGCAGGCGACGAGGATCCACTTCAACGCTCCCGACCGCCCCTCGAGTTCCGCCAGTCGGTCCTCGTCGGGGCCGTCCCGTTCCTTCTCGCGCCGGATGGCCGCCTTGATCTCGTCGCGTGCGTCGATGATCGGCTGTAGCACGTCGACGAGGTAGCCCCGATCGTCGCAGATCGAGTACCCGAGGCCGGGGACGTCGTCGCGGTCGCTGTGGCAGTCACACCGGATGACGTCCGGCGAGACGTTCCGGGTACAGATGATGTTCGGGTACAACGAGGAGAAGTCGAGTTCGTGGACGTTCTCGTGGAGGCCGACCTCGGGGGCGAAGATGAAGCCGCCGCGGTCGGCGTCGTGGAGCGTCCCCATCGGTTTGTAGAACTCGTGGCGCCAAGAGTTCCAGGGGACGAGAACCCCGCGGTCGTGGGCCTCGCAGATCTGGATCGCCGTGAGCACGTTCCCGATCGACGCCCACGCGAGCTCCTGGACGGGCTTGTTCGAGCGCGACACGAGGTCGAGGACGCCGTCGAGGTTCGTTTCCCCGTAGAAGAACGTGTTCGACTCGTCGATGATCGCCCGACCGGGCACGTTGTACCGCGCCGGTGAGTGGCCGACGCGACCGTAGCTCGAGTAGGTCGACCGGCTCGCGAGCTGCTGGTAGTCGACGTCCGGCCACCGACTCATCGAGAAGTCGTCGACGCCGGCGTCCGTCGCCATCTCGTGGAGGGTCGGGACGATCTCGTTCGTCGAGCAGACCAGGACATCCGGATCGTGTGCGTCGAGCGCCCCTTGGACGGCGGTCAGGATATCCGTCGGCGAGCCGGTGACGGCGTCGCCGCCGACGGACAGTTTCTCGTAGACGTCGTTGCTCGTTTCGGTCACCGGAACGCTGAGCCGGAATGTCGACAGCTCGCTCGCCGGCGTCGGATCGGCGTCTGTCTCCAGACAGTATCGGAACTCTCGCGAGAAGTCGACGTTGAAACAGGCGAGATCCCCGACTGGATAGTCCGACAGCTGGCGTGCCTGCCGGGCGAGTGGGGTGACGCGGTCGATGTGGGCGACGTCGACGGCGAGAACGGCCTCCTCGTCGCGACGGAATCCGGGGCGACGCCTCACCATCTCGGTCGCGACGACGTCGGGATGTTGGTCGTAGATCGACTGGAGCGCAGTAAGATCGATATCTGCGTCAGGGTCTCGAGCAGCGACGTAGAAACGTGGCGTGTAGTCGTCGTGTTCGGTTGCGACGGCGCCGCCGCCGGTGGCATCCCACTCGATAATGCGCCCGTCGTCCAAGAAGTCGATAGTGAACGGCATCGTCAGGTGTCTGCTTCTGGCAAGCCGTCTTCCTGGTCATCGCGTGCCGCGACCGCGGCTTCGAGCTCCTCGAGGCGCTCTTCGTGGTCGTCGAGACGGGCTTCCTGTTCGAGGTCGATACTGACTAGCGCGGGGAGGAGCGGGTTCTGGTGGTTCAGAAGTCCGCTCGCGTCGGCGTGCTCACGAGCGTACTCGAACAGCTGGTCGAACCGTGGTTGGTCGCGACGCCGCAGTGCCCGCCGGAAATCCGCCCAGCGTTCCTCGATGGCCCGGAGTGCGTCCCGATACGTCGGGTTCGTACGGCCCATCGGTTATCGTCCTCCAGCGCTGGCTGTCCACGCGTCGAGCAGCGGATCTGTTCCGACTGCCACTGACTCTCCATCAACTGTGACACCGCTCCCGACGCCCTCCGGTGTTGGCGTCGACGGCGTGGTCGTCGGCTCCATGCCGACCTGCGTGGCGCGTGCCGCGAGCAGCTGCCGCCAGTACGCGAACGTCGTCTGGTAGTACGCGCCGTCGTCGACGGGATAGACGAGCGTCTCGAAGTCCTCGCCGACGACCCGTGGCCCCATTCGAGTTTGCTCACACTCCAAGTGGTGGTCGGCGACCGTCGCGACCGGTTCGGTGAATTCGTTTCGTTCGTTTCGCGTAACGAGCACCGGGATGTCGTACCCATCGGCGTAGGTCGCCAACCGGGCGAGAGTTCGAGCCTGGAGGGTTTTCGCGTGGGTCTCGCCGAGGGTATCGTCGGCGCGGTACTGGGCGTCGACGGCCGGCGCGACGATGAGTGATGGTGTGTGTGGTGATGCATCGTCACTATCCGCCGGCTGCCGATCTCGGACGGTGTCGTTGGTCGTCGATTCCCGGATGGACTGATTCACCGCCGCCGGGAGATCACAGACGGCGCCGTAGTGCTGGTAGGCGGTGAATCCGCGTGCCACGTGGATTCGGTTGAGCAACCGTTGGCTGGGTGCGATCCGGGCGAGTGTCGTCGTCGTCGCGTGCCCGTTGGCGTCGATCCAGAAGGCAGGGCCGTCGTGGAGGAGCAGATGATCGAGCGCGAGCGACTGCAGGATCGGGACGCCACGGCTTCCCTCCACGTCGAGTAGCGTGATACCGTCATCGAGCGAGGGAAGCAACATCCCGTCGGTCGCCGGATCGGTCTGGTCAGCAAGGGTTCGATTTCTCTCTGCCCCTCGAGTTGGCTGTCCCACGGCCAATCGATTCGATGTCGAATGATCTGGCATATTCGACTAGATGACGGATGTTCCCAATAAGCCGCGGCGTGGCGGTTCCGCGTTTCAGGAAAGAGAGAGGCTCCGACTCAAATCGGAGTGAGTCACCCGATTTCCATCGGTGTTCGCCCGCTTCCGAGAAGATTTCCGGAGTTGTAGCAGTCTCCTCTGACAGTATTAACCAACATCTCCGAACAAGCGCTATAGATGTTGGTCAAGCGTGATCGCTATTGACACTTTTTCCGCTCGACCACATGAGTAAAATTTCTTTTTATAGAAGGGGACGAGTTCGAGGCTCGGGTTGGCGTGGGAGCGTCACTCCCGTTTGTCGCAGTTACGCCGTGAGTGAGCGTCGGCAAACTCGACGAGATATTGGTGGATTTCTTCAGCTAAATCGTGCATTGCCATCGCAAAGTCTCGACCGGGGCGGTCGATGTGATAATAGAACCGCGAGCGGTGCTCGGAGCGGAAGGCGTCGATCCGGCTGGCGACCTCCTCGTCGGAAAAGATATTTCGCACCGCGATGTCGTCGAATACTTCTTCATGTTTCCGATAATCCGCTGACTCCGCCACTGTCATCTCGACGAGGTAAAACTGGAACGACCGCTCGATAGCGTTGAACGAGAGTTCGACGATACTCACGTAGTTGTTCGTTCCTTGCCGAAGCTGTCGACACGTCCCCAGCATAGCACACGCCTTTCCGAGCTGAATGTCGGCGTCGTCGCTAGCTCGTTGCCAGGAGAGTGAGTCCTGTGCTGGGCCGGTTTCGCCGTCCTCTAACAGCTGTTCGGCGTGTTCGAGCGCGGCGACAACCTCACTCAGCCCCACCGCCAAACACCTCCCGTTTCACCGCATCGAGTGCTGACGAGTCTCGAAGCGTCAGCCCCTCTGTAAAGATATCGTCGATTCGGTCGTGGTTCGCAGCCGTTTCCTCGGGTTCGACCACGATGTGTGCCTCATAGCGATCGCCGTCGAACTGCATATCGGCGATGTCCTGTTCGATGGTGTGGGCCTCACGCTGGGCCTTCATTCTCTCTCCGTCAATCACGACGAACAGGTCGATGTCACTCGTTCGGTCGGCGGTACCCCGTGCGACGCTGCCAAAGAG is part of the Natronomonas salsuginis genome and harbors:
- a CDS encoding ArsR/SmtB family transcription factor — encoded protein: MEAVLWYVLTGTRGGPNRVRILRAVDDRPRNANQLADHLGLDYTTVRHHLDVLREHDIVGRTGDDYGTVYYPTEYTQRNWDLVEEIAEELPL
- a CDS encoding cobalt-precorrin-4/precorrin-4 C(11)-methyltransferase — encoded protein: MTDAPDPQAAIDAQREKHAHERDERVYEHSAGDEQPGIPFVGAGPGHPRLLTVAGKEALEGADLVVHAGSLVNSELLDAYCDDAELVNSVGKDLEELVPLMRDAHEDGRAVVRLHSGDPAIYGAAIEQMDALEHEGVPTYLVPGVTSAFAASATLRTQLTLNETANHVAFTRPQGRTLDAEDDHIAEFVGMGDVTTCVYLGTHAVADTMDRLLAAGAPPDTPVTVVYHASWPDEDVIEGTIADVGEKVDDAGYRASAMVVIGDAAAGASYERSYLYGGWANRGETESESTSDD
- a CDS encoding cobalt-factor II C(20)-methyltransferase, whose amino-acid sequence is MTLYGVGLGPGDAGLITVQGRETLENADVVYAPGRLSRGVATEYVSEDQLGDLDFPMTRDEDELRRAWKAAAGEVAPAARDGTAAFVTLGDPNVYSTFGHLRRTLDRFHPDVDVETVPGVSTVTAFATAFGVEITAGSELVLREAARGAAPVGPDRLVLFKVTDVPATHETLVEAGYEVTYGRRLFMHGHESIVTDDPAELAERDYYTVAYAEKPDAGRTPATAAFGEETTADGGERTCRTAGPRSSLDANASSAGPILDQLAAAESAGDGEAYRSGGDR
- the cbiT gene encoding precorrin-6Y C5,15-methyltransferase (decarboxylating) subunit CbiT: MARTALPHDAKAGPTKPAVRSVTLGKLDLGPDDHFVDVGSCTGAVTIEAARRAGRVTAIERKPKRLETTRQNLAANGIGGVELIEAEAPDGIPDDADALFLGGSRNYEAVLDRAAEIGVDRIVMNVSRLEVAGDAVRAFKARDLFDEVLQVQVSTGYELAGATSFDSDNPVYVVSGGAK
- a CDS encoding AAA family ATPase, giving the protein MAYDGPTVFLAPYGNAAAQENFQRTVLDGLSGSEVAAYSDSHSSGDTVRMWGTKETVSGTWRQIDPGDYLLFYKDGGYDHAAEVISTERNESLGRAVWPNHEEGKPWVCIIYLKEPIETNIDSEEIHGLAGHDISYTMGFSSLNDLGLGGIRGRYGSVENLVHGRPAASDRSTEQATLDGGPEPDIYTEPSIDLPAETFDSLYFHDEQREELIESITAALNAGKHLIFTGPPGTGKTEIARQLCSYLNTEYPHIYTGQQLTTATADWSTFETVGGYMPGESDGENLSFEPGQVLRRFKKERTQRNELLVIDEINRADIDKSFGQLFTLLSGQAVQLPYRRDGEEIEVVPASDFDGQLAPNRYVVPASWRIFATMNSYDKTSLYELSYAFMRRFAFIHVDAPEIPPGREESSELVRSYADVWGIDANDDTLRDVGEIWFAVNATENGRNIGPAIIKDILSHVNGREIDRRAALSGAVASYVFPQLEGVPNRGQIVSRIAHTDVVDRGRLGRLAGDVLGVTVDG
- a CDS encoding DUF4397 domain-containing protein, which translates into the protein MSNHKRRTILKTVGGVAVVGTLAGCAGNGGESESTPEPTPEPTEEPTPEPTEEPTPEANAALRVTHLSPDAPNVDVYVDGDTVLEDVPFRAVSDYLDLPSGEYDVMITAAGDMDTVVFDETLEVPAGEFTAAALGELAEENQPFAVEVYEDDVSNPEGMARVRLVHASPDAPNVDVTVDGEPLFTDVPFGAAGTVEVPADEYELEIRPATENTDGDVVATFDLAPEAGTVYTAFAVGYLAPGDAPADVPFDLEVVVDASYDVEEPDPEASLRVAHMSPDAPNVDVYVDGDAVLQDVPFRAVSDYLQLPAGEYGVMITAAGDMDTVVFDETLSLTGNEFTAAALGELAEENQPFNVEVYEDDVSDPGDMARVRLIHASPDAPNVDVTVDGEPLFTDVPFGAAGTVEVPADNYELEVRPATENTDGDVVATFDLAPEAGTVYTAFAAGYLAPGDAPADEPFDLEVVVDSGA